Proteins encoded within one genomic window of Anopheles gambiae chromosome 3, idAnoGambNW_F1_1, whole genome shotgun sequence:
- the LOC1277956 gene encoding vesicular glutamate transporter 1: MPGFADIKDRASNVFGGGFEKFEMPKHGYDQMDGAAVGGAYQADTGGNDSPMSFEEIERPPLRHVDKYVRAECPCIKTTRYTISLMTCLGFIISFGMRCNMGMAKLQFENGSVKYNWTVAMESAVDSSFFWGYLVTQVPGGFLASMFPANRIFGTAIAISAFLNLLVPGAMMLHPTVVILVRVLQGLVEGVTYPACHGIWRFWAPPLERSRLATMAFSGSYAGVVIGMPMSGILTGSISWHAPFYFYGVMGLIWYCFWLWLSFEKPRQHPTISVKELKYIEKSLGESVQLPMPTIATTPWRHFLTSMPVYAIIVANFCRSWNFYLLVLYQSAYLKHSFDFRIEETGILGALPHLLMTIIVPFGGMLADHIRKSGLLSTTNVRKLFNCGGFGLEGLFFLVVAHATSSMGAVTALTLGVAFSGFAISGYNVNHLDIAPRYASILMGMSNGIGTIAGLICPIAIDHLTRGQPKSCWSTVFTIAATVHLVGITFYGIFASGELQPWAEPTVEEQRAWDPVGSGYEKETTFNEAGDGGAASPSGGMMDPSAQINATKTVSYGAVQQHVANNPFAYPTAISEETVQPEARDTYLHGNPTERTY; this comes from the exons TGGGTTCGAGAAGTTCGAAATGCCCAAACATGGCTACGACCAGATGGATGGGGCCGCGGTCGGTGGCGCCTACCAGGCCGATACTGGCGGCAACGACTCACCGATGTCGTTCGAGGAGATTGAGCGACCACCGTTGCGCCACGTCGACAAGTACGTTAGGGCGGAGTGTCCCTGCATCAAGACGACCCGCTACACGATCTCGCTGATGACCTGTCTGGGCTTTATCATATCGTTCGGCATGCGCTGCAACATGGGTATGGCCAAGCTGCAGTTCGAGAACGGG TCGGTGAAATACAACTGGACCGTCGCGATGGAAAGTGCAGTCGATTCGTCATTCTTCTGGGGCTACCTAGTAACGCAAGTGCCGGGCGGTTTCCTCGCTTCAATGTTTCCAGCAAACCGCATCTTCGGTACGGCCATCGCTATCTCGGCCTTCCTGAACCTGCTCGTCCCGGGCGCCATGATGCTACATCCAACGGTCGTAATTCTGGTTCGAGTGCTCCAGGGCCTGGTGGAG GGTGTAACGTATCCCGCCTGCCACGGTATCTGGCGCTTCTGGGCCCCTCCGCTCGAGCGCTCCCGGCTAGCGACGATGGCATTCAGCGGCTCGTACGCCGGCGTCGTGATAGGCATGCCCATGTCCGGCATTCTGACCGGCTCGATCAGCTGGCACGCACCGTTCTACTTTTACGGCGTGATGGGCCTGATCTGGTACTGCTTCTGGCTGTGGCTGTCGTTCGAGAAGCCGCGCCAACATCCAACCATCTCCGTGAAGGAGCTAAAGTACATCGAAAAGTCGCTCGGCGAGTCGGTGCAGCTGCCGATGCCGACCATCGCGACGACCCCGTGGCGTCACTTCCTCACCTCGATGCCCGTGTACGCGATCATCGTGGCAAACTTTTGCCGATCGTGGAACTTCTACCTGTTGGTGCTGTACCAGAGTGCCTATCTGAAGCACTCGTTCGACTTCCGGATTGAAGAG ACTGGTATACTTGGAGCACTGCCACATCTGCTGATGACGATCATCGTACCCTTCGGAGGCATGCTGGCGGATCACATCCGAAAGTCGGGACTGCTGTCGACTACCAACGTGCGCAAGCTGTTCAACTGCGGTGGATTCGGGTTGGAGGGTCTCTTTTTCCTGGTCGTAGCACATGCCACTAGTTCT ATGGGTGCAGTGACGGCGCTAACGCTCGGTGTTGCCTTCAGCGGGTTCGCCATATCCGGTTACAACGTCAATCATCTGGACATTGCGCCACGCTACGCCAGTATTCTGATGGGCATGTCCAACGGCATAGGCACGATAGCGGGCCTGATCTGTCCAATCGCGATAGACCACCTGACACGGGGGCAG CCCAAATCATGTTGGTCTACAGTGTTCACGATAGCGGCGACGGTCCACTTGGTGGGCATCACGTTTTACGGCATTTTCGCATCGGGCGAACTGCAACCGTGGGCTGAACCGACCGTCGAAGAGCAACGAGCCTGGGATCCGGTTGGTTCGGGGTACGAGAAGGAAACCACCTTCAACGAGGCCGGGGACGGTGGAGCAGCTTCCCCGTCGGGGGGAATGATGGACCCGTCGGCACAGATCAACGCCACCAAGACGGTGTCGTACGGTGCGGTCCAGCAGCACGTCGCCAACAATCCGTTCGCCTATCCGACTGCGATCAGTGAGGAAACGGTACAGCCGGAAGCGAGGGACACCTACTTACACGGCAACCCGACCGAGCGTACGTATTGA